One Mycolicibacterium fallax genomic window, GATGGCCGCGATCGTGCTGCGTGACGGCACCGAACTGACCCCGGAGGACTTCGCCGCCTTCCTGGCCGCCCAGCCCGACCTGTCCCCGAAGGCCTGGCCGCGGCACGTCTGGCTGGCCGCGGACCTGCCCAGCACCGCCACCAACAAGATCCTCAAACGGGAGCTGGTCGCCCGCGGCACCGACGTCGACGAGGGCGTGCTGTGGCGCCGCGACGGCAAGGCGTACCGGCGCGCCGAACAGGGCCGGAATAGCGGCGAGCCGGCCGGCGTTTTGGGTGCATGACGGATGGCCTGGCATAATCGACCGTCGACCATCTCCGGTTCCGGTTCACGCCCATAAACCCAGGTCTGTTCGGGCGACCCGGCGGCCAACGATTGCAGAGGACACCATGAAAAGCGGTATTCACCCCGAGTACAAAGAGACCACCGTGGTCTGTGGTTGCGGGAACAGCTTCACCACCCGCAGCACCAAGGACAGCGGTCACATCGTGGTGGAGGTCTGCTCGCAGTGCCACCCGTTCTACACCGGCAAGCAGAAGATCCTGGACAGCGGCGGCCGCGTCGCCCGCTTCGAGAAGCGCTACGGAAGGCGCAACGTCGGCAAGGCGAACGCCGAAGCCGACAGCTAGCCGTGTCCCCGGCGCCCGTTGCCGTCGCCTCGCGCGACCGGCCGGGCGCCGGTGTCATTTCCGGCAGCCCCACCGCATCACATCCCCCAGGAGGCGGCGATGACCCAGAGCGCACCGGCGATCGACGCGCTGCTGGCCGAGCACGCCGAACTGGAGAGCCGGTTGGCCGACCCCGCGCTGCACGCCGACCCGGCCGCGGCCCGCAAGGCCGGCCGCCGATTCGCGCAGTTGGCGCCCATCGCGGCCACCCACCGCAGTTGGTGGCCGCCCGCGGCGACCTGGAGGCCGCCCGCGAGCTGGCCGACGAGGATGAGTCCTTCGCCGACGAGATTCCCGCGCTGGAGCAGACCGTCGCGGAGCTGGACACCGCGCTGACCGACATGCTGGCCCCGCGTGACCCGCACGACGCCGACGACATCGTGCTGGAGGTCAAGTCCGGTGAGGGCGGCGAGGAGTCCGCGCTGTTCGCCGCCGACCTGGCCCGGATGTACATCCGATTCGCCGAGCGGCAGGGCTGGACTGTCACCATTCTCGACGAGACCACCTCCGACCTCGGCGGCTACAAGGACGCGACGCTGGCGATCGCCAGCAAGGCGACTCCGCCGACGGCGTCTGGTCGCGGCTGAAGTTCGAGGGCGGCGTGCACCGGGTGCAGCGGGTGCCGGTCACCGAATCCCAGGGCCGGGTGCACACCTCGGCCGCCGGGGTGCTGGTCTACCCGGAGCCCGAGGAGGTCGAGGCGGTCCAGATCGACGAGTCCGATCTGCGCATCGACGTCTACCGGTCCTCCGGCAAGGGCGGCCAGGGCGTGAACACCACCGACTCCGCCGTGCGGATCACCCACCTGCCCACCGGCATCGTCGTGACCTGCCAGAATGAACGCTCGCAGCTGCAGAACAAGGCCCGCGCGCTGCAGGTGCTGGCGGCCCGGCTGCAGGCGGTGGCCGAGGAACAGGCCTCCGCCGATGCCTCCGCCGACCGGGCCAGCCAGATCCGCACGGTGGATCGCAGCGAGCGCATCCGGACCTACAACTTCCCGGAGAACCGGATCGCCGACCACCGGATCAACTTCAAGGCGCACAACCTCGATCAGGTCCTCGACGGCGAGCTCGGCGCCCTGCTGGAGGCGCTGGCCGCGGCCGACAAGCAGGCCCGGCTGCAGCAGGCCTGATGCCGTCCGGACAGGCCGGCACGCTGCGGGAAGTGATCCGGGCGGCCACCGCGACGCTGACGCAGGCCGGCGTCGCCTCCCCGCGCGCCGACGCCGAACTGCTGGCCGCGCACGCCGCCGGCGTCGACCGCAGCCG contains:
- the rpmE gene encoding 50S ribosomal protein L31, which gives rise to MKSGIHPEYKETTVVCGCGNSFTTRSTKDSGHIVVEVCSQCHPFYTGKQKILDSGGRVARFEKRYGRRNVGKANAEADS